From Diceros bicornis minor isolate mBicDic1 chromosome 8, mDicBic1.mat.cur, whole genome shotgun sequence, a single genomic window includes:
- the LOC131409349 gene encoding LOW QUALITY PROTEIN: 60S ribosomal protein L37a-like (The sequence of the model RefSeq protein was modified relative to this genomic sequence to represent the inferred CDS: inserted 2 bases in 1 codon; substituted 1 base at 1 genomic stop codon), with protein sequence MAKSAKKVGIVCKCGTHYGASLRKMVKKIEISQHTKYTCSFCSKTXMKRXAVGIWHCGSCMKTVAGGAWTCNTTSAFSVKFAIRSLKESKER encoded by the exons ATGGCTAAAAGCGCCAAGAAGGTTGGAATTGTCTGTAAATGTGGGACCCATTATGGTGCCTCCCTCAGGAAAATggtgaagaaaattgaaatcagcCAGCACACCAAGTACACTTGCTCATTCTGTAGCAAAAC GATGAAGAGATGAGCTGTGGGGATCTGGCACTGTGGTTCCTGCATGAAAACGGTAGCAGGTGGTGCCTGGACCTGCAACACCACTTCTGCCTTCTCAGTGAAGTTCGCCATCAGAAGCCTGAAGGAATCAAAAGAGCGGTAG